From Ailuropoda melanoleuca isolate Jingjing chromosome 8, ASM200744v2, whole genome shotgun sequence, a single genomic window includes:
- the LOC117803345 gene encoding N-acetylated-alpha-linked acidic dipeptidase 2-like, which translates to MATSRGRLYLWMYLAAALASFLVGFMVGWFTKPLKETTTSLPYHQNKRWKLISEMKAENIKSFLRSFTKLPHLAGTEQNLLLAKKIQSQWKKFGLDSAKLVHYDVLLSYPNETNASYISIMDEHGIEVMWNCWYFLYLLTPVVYVNWDVGSSKNGNWLTVQWDSLFFRKVDKLETNYFSVYCVRHSAKS; encoded by the exons ATGGCAACATCCCGGGGCCGTCTCTACCTTTGGATGTACTTGGCTGCAGCACTGGCATCTTTCCTGGTGGGATTTATGGTGG GCTGGTTTACTAAACCTTTGAAAGAAACGACCACTTCACTGCcctatcatcaaaataaaaggtgGAAACTCATATCTGAGATGAAAGctgaaaatattaaatcattccTTCG cTCTTTTACAAAGCTCCCTCATCTGGCAGGAACAGAACAAAATTTACTTCTTGCCAAAAAAATCCAAAGCCAGTGGAAGAAATTTGGACTGGATTCAGCCAAGTTGGTTCATTATGATGTTCTTCTATCCTACCCTAATGAGACAAATGCCAGCTATATATCAATCATGGATGAACATGGAATTGAGGTGATGTGGAATTGTTGGtactttttgtatcttttaaccCCGGTTGTTTATGTGAATTGGGATGTAGGttcaagtaaaaatggaaattggtTAACAGTGCAGTGGGactcattattttttagaaaagttgaTAAGTTAGAAACTAATTATTTCAGTGTCTACTGTGTTAGGCACAGTGCCAAGTCTTAA